A window of Castanea sativa cultivar Marrone di Chiusa Pesio chromosome 1, ASM4071231v1 contains these coding sequences:
- the LOC142625276 gene encoding uncharacterized protein LOC142625276, with product MVRSKRELHCVGTLEVVKPNSKPVGFLCGSIPVPTDNSFHAFHSSTLLVPSLHHTSAPRYRMLPTETDLNTPPLLSNSNPTTTAASTGGTANLTTFFSITSLTVMSNFSRKCEGLAVSGLVEYGDEIDVISPADILKQIFKMPYSKARLSIGVHRIGQTLVLNTGPDVEEGEKFIRRHNQSKSRVEACDCPPTNHVPSQEQSNSSILPGRNTTHIMGKSDSVVQDEGLNSCSEYPQVKQDSLLWESKKNNRRKGHYPVKKVSQVCEMPRCSMQESEKDGRASNDEFLRVLFWQFHNFRMLLGCDLMLFSNEKHVAVSLHLWDVTRQATPLTWLEAWLDNVMASVPELAICYHENGVVQGYELLKTDDIFLLKGISEDGTPAFHPYVVQQNGLSVLRFLQENCKQDPGAYWLYKSAGEDVIQLFDLSVIPKNHSSNDCDDASSSLPTVLHTRSDSLYSLGTLLYRIAHRLSLSMAPNKRARCVRFLRKCLDFLDEPDHLVVRAFAHEQFARLVLNYDEKLDLTSESLPVESKVTGTDAKEESLDFVSGISESIVHEKVFFSVAGDKPYEDEQSFQDLVSEASVKLTLEENLPASRKLIAAGDKVQSRDPGRAAPSISGNESFAVCKVSPTPVHTVADPISSKLAAVHHVSQAISSLRRMRQLQSTELELEEVIETNDKLPSSIHFSVCACGDADCIEVCDIQEWLPTSKLDHKLWKLVLLLGESYLALGQAYKEDGQLHQALKVAELACSIYGSMPQHLEDTKFISSMISCSSRQKNFIERNESTRTYSVGEKDDISNSADDSQTFELFSSTYLFWAKAWTLVGDVYVELHMINGKEISIQARRKSSNRQLRMSSEVAMEVERLKKKLGQHNRNCSSCSLVNCSFQSDRASSGSSASSSNADKHSVAYGKKQTKKSHAKSMSYSLLGNPENDQMHSRNNSGIECLQHTKGDKILKEASYTNGVKPLGTNSKNLEGFLEMHDVGSTVASQTETAPKEAPDMKIGSIFKYLGGPLVKDAEHNLLAALSCYEEARKALGGLPSGSTELQFVFKKKGWVCNELGRNRLARKELNIAEDAFAEAINAFRVVSDHTNIILINCNLGHGRRSLAEEIVSNIENLKIHAIFRNAYNQALESAKLEYSESLRYYGAAKSELNFITKEADSVTSSLRNEVYTQFANTYLRLGMLLAKEDETAKVYENGAMEDTRVGFNHERKGRKELRKHEVSANDAIREALCVYESLGELHKQEAAYAYFQLACYQRDCCLKFLESDHKKKNLSKGENSTLQRVKRYASLAERNWQRAMEFYGPVTHPSMYVTILMERSALTLSLSGLLHSNAMLESALSCMLEGHHVSDKDSDTFRTSCPEIHEKFWKQLQMLLKKILAMTISASANKSAPVSQPNTVSNRSGDAEKLRELYKMSLKFTDMSQLHAMHVLWKS from the exons TAGTGCTCCTCGTTATCGTATGCTTCCGACGGAGACAGATTTGAATACACCTCCGCTTCTTTCAAATTCCAACCCTACTACTACTGCTGCCAGTACTGGAGGTACAGCTAACCTAACTACATTCTTCAGCATTACCTCGCTCAC TGTTATGTCAAATTTTTCTCGAAAATGTGAGGGCCTAGCAGTATCTGGTTTAGTTGAATATGGGGATGAGATAGATGTGATTTCTCCAGCTGACATTCTTAAGCAAATCTTTAAAATGCCTTATTCCAAGGCACGATTATCAATTGGAGTCCATCGCATTGGACAGACGCTTGTTCTGAATACTGG GCCTGATGTTGAAGAGGGAGAAAAGTTTATTAGAAGACATAATCAATCAAAAT CTAGAGTTGAGGCTTGTGATTGTCCTCCAACTAATCATGTCCCATCACAGGAGCAATCAAACTCTTCCATACTTCCTGGAAGAAACACAACTCATATCATGGGGAAGAGTGATAGTGTTGTCCAAGATGAAGGATTAAATTCTTGTTCTGAGTACCCACAAGTTAAACAGGATAGCCTTCTTTGGGAAAGCAAGAAGAATAACAGAAGAAAAGGGCATTATCCTGTCAAAAAGGTTTCACAAGTTTGCGAGATGCCCAGGTGCTCAATGCAAGAGTCTGAAAAAGATGGAAGAGCTAGTAATGATGAGTTTTTAAGGGTTTTGTTTTGGCAGTTCCACAATTTCCGTATGCTCTTGGGCTGTGACTTAATGCTGTTCAGTAATGAAAAACATGTTGCCGTAAGCTTGCATTTATGGGACGTTACACGACAG GCCACTCCATTAACTTGGCTTGAAGCTTGGCTTGACAATGTCATGGCAAGTGTGCCTGAGTTGGCCATATGTTATCATGAAAATGGTGTTGTTCAAGGTTATGAGCTTCTGAAAACAGATGATATTTTCCTATTGAAAGGAATCTCTGAAGACGGCACTCCTGCTTTTCATCCGTATGTTGTCCAGCAAAATGGCCTTTCTGTTTTGAGGTTCCTTCAAGAAAACTGCAAGCAGGATCCTGGTGCTTATTGG CTTTATAAAAGTGCTGGCGAAGATGTAATTCAACTTTTTGATCTTTCTGTCATACCCAAGAACCATTCTTCCAATGATTGTGATGATGCCTCAAGCTCCCTACCTACTGTATTGCATACGCGAAGTGATTCCTTGTATTCATTAGGGACTCTCCTGTACCGAATTGCACACAGGCTTTCGCTTTCAATG GCTCCGAATAAAAGGGCCAGATGTGTGAGGTTCCTTAGAAAATGTTTGGATTTTCTGGATGAGCCAGATCATCTG GTTGTGCGTGCATTTGCTCATGAACAATTTGCAAGGCTCGTTTTAAATTATGATGAAAAGCTGGATCTGACATCTGAATCTCTTCCTGTAGAATCCAAAGTTACAGGTACCGATGCAAAGGAAGAATCCTTGGACTTTGTTAGTGGAATTTCTGAATCAATTGTCCATGAAAAGGTCTTCTTTTCAGTTGCAGGTGACAAACCATATGAAGATGAACAAAGTTTTCAAGATTTAGTATCAGAAGCATCTGTGAAGTTGACTTTGGAGGAAAATTTACCTGCTTCCCGGAAATTGATAGCAGCAGGTGACAAGGTACAATCAAGGGATCCAGGACGAGCTGCACCAAGTATTAGTGGCAATGAAAGCTTTGCAGTGTGCAAGGTGTCTCCAACACCAGTTCACACTGTTGCTGATCCCATTTCGTCTAAGTTAGCTGCAGTGCATCATGTCTCTCAGGCTATCTCATCTCTTAGACGGATGCGCCAACTGCAGAGCACTGAGCTAGAGCTGGAGGAAGTCATTGAAACTAATGATAAGTTGCCTTCATCTATTCATTTTTCTGTTTGTGCTTGTGGTGATGCTGACTGTATTGAAGTTTGCGACATTCAGGAATGGCTTCCAACATCAAAATTGGACCATAAGTTGTGGAAACTTGTTCTTTTGCTTGGAGAATCTTACTTGGCGCTTGGTCAAGCTTATAAGGAGGATGGCCAGTTACATCAGGCCTTGAAGGTTGCAGAATTGGCATGTTCTATTTATGGATCAATGCCTCAGCATCTTGAAGACACAAAGTTCATTTCCTCAATGATTAGTTGCTCATCACGGCAGAAAAATTTCATTGAAAGAAATGAAAGCACAAGAACATACAGTGTTGGTGAGAAAGATGACATTTCCAACTCTGCAGATGATTCTCAAACTTTTGAACTATTCTCTTCAACTTACCTTTTCTGGGCCAAGGCATGGACACTCGTTGGAGATGTTTATGTTGAGTTACATATGATAAATGGCAAAGAGATCTCAATACAGGCAAGGAGGAAATCCAGTAATAGACAATTGAGAATGTCTTCTGAGGTGGCCATGGAAGTTGAAAGGCTCAAGAAGAAGCTGGGGCAGCATAACCGGAATTGCAGTTCATGTTCTTTGGTAAATTGCAGCTTCCAGAGTGACAGAGCAAGCAGTGGTAGTAGTGCCAGCAGTAGCAATGCAGATAAGCACTCAGTAGCTTACggcaaaaaacaaacaaagaaatcaCATGCTAAGAGCATGTCCTACTCACTTTTGGGAAACCCTGAAAATGACCAAATGCATAGTAGAAATAATTCTGGTATTGAGTGTCTACAGCACACCAAAGGCGATAAAATCCTAAAAGAAGCTTCTTATACCAATGGGGTAAAACCTTTGGGGACTAATTCTAAAAACCTGGAGGGTTTTTTGGAGATGCATGATGTTGGCTCCACTGTGGCATCTCAAACTGAAACAGCTCCCAAAGAAGCACCTGATATGAAAATTGGTAGTATATTTAAGTACCTTGGGGGTCCTTTAGTTAAAGATGCAGAGCATAATCTTTTAGCTGCCCTAAGCTGTTATGAAGAAGCTAGAAAGGCATTGGGTGGACTTCCATCTGGCTCTACAGAATTACAATTTGTATTCAAAAAGAAAGGGTGGGTTTGCAACGAATTAGGTCGTAATAGGCTTGCAAGAAAAGAATTGAACATAGCAGAAGATGCTTTCGCAGAAGCTATCAATGCATTTAGAGTAGTTTCTGATCACAccaatattatattaattaactGTAATTTGGGCCATGGGAGACGATCATTGGCTGAAGAGATAGTATCAAACATTGAAAATCTCAAAATACATGCAATTTTCCGTAATGCGTACAACCAAGCATTGGAGagtgcaaaattagaatatagtGAATCACTTAGATATTATGGGGCAGCAAAGTCAGAACTGAATTTCATCACCAAAGAGGCTGATTCTGTGACAAGTAGCTTGAGGAATGAGGTATATACACAATTTGCTAATACGTATCTAAGGCTTGGCATGCTCTTggcaaaagaagatgaaactgCAAAAGTTTATGAAAATGGAGCAATGGAAGATACACGTGTAGGTTTTAACcatgaaagaaaaggaaggaaagaATTAAGAAAACATGAGGTTTCAGCCAATGATGCGATAAGGGAGGCATTGTGTGTGTATGAATCATTAGGTGAATTGCACAAACAGGAGGCTGCATATGCTTACTTTCAGTTGGCTTGCTACCAAAGGGATTGTTGCTTGAAGTTTTTGGAGTCAgatcataagaaaaaaaatttgtctaaaGGTGAAAACAGCACTCTCCAACGAGTCAAGCGGTATGCTTCCTTGGCCGAGAGAAATTGGCAAAGAGCCATGGAGTTTTATGGCCCAGTGACACATCCCAGCATGTACGTGACAATTCTCATGGAGAGATCAGCTCTTACATTAAGCCTTTCAGGCCTTTTACACTCAAATGCA ATGCTGGAATCAGCTCTATCCTGCATGCTTGAAGGACACCATGTATCAGATAAAGATTCAGACACTTTTAGAACCAGCTGTCCCGAGATTCATGAGAAATTCTGGAAACAGTTGCAAATGCTTTTGAAGAAAATCCTGGCCATGACAATTTCAGCCAGTGCAAACAAGTCTGCTCCTGTTTCTCAACCAAATACAGTATCCAACAGGTCAGGTGATGCTGAAAAGCTGAGAGAGCTTTACAAAATGTCTCTGAAGTTCACCGATATGAGTCAACTGCATGCCATGCACGTATTGTGGAAATCATAA